One window from the genome of Pseudomonas frederiksbergensis encodes:
- a CDS encoding amino acid adenylation domain-containing protein, with amino-acid sequence MMDLGLTLSPQQKQLAQANPHAWRWVRMSLTGVAAGTVEQRLRDSLAQHQALCLRYERPLGATGLRQRVIEPQALRLDWRQGRTADGHDEPAWLEEAQRHCQAEQPDVLAWLLDDQLMLAVPVYSLDARSLVQLREHLLGRAAPLDDEPMQYPDYVEWINGLQLDEDAEQGMQFWRNLALQDVPGMRLVERYGIADGRHAVVRQPLAPTLPALLTALADGEGVAVEQLVLAAWGSLLGRLNGQRQGQLGLQHDPRDNYEELTGALGVFEQTLPMVVQISEHSTPVNLARQLARQLESAVDWQEYVGQAQLLPEWRASFQAGLQVLRVTQPDALQWLSFDTPVELQLQLVLDAQGNCELALAYDRGVYRGEQMQALLKRFEHWLGQVLQSPNGLIDGIDARLPEESLASSPSPDLAADLDIVAALRRHAQAQPDRPALRYADQVFSYAELDALSDRVAGSLDHAGVGREDVVGLYLPRGAQMLVAMLACFKVGAAYLPLDPQQPPLRLAGILDDAQPALLLHLEGLLPDTSVRTLCWSQASNGPLFATPRSGTAQDLAYVLYTSGTSGKPKGVQIEQGQLRHYVTQVTRALQLPEGGHYGLVSSLLADLGNTVLFPAWLQGGCVHVLAQSAVTDAQAFAEELRRHPLDVLKIVPSHLEALMGEQAADVLPRQVLVLGGEPIGETLLTRLAQAGPTCRLYNHYGPTETTVGVLWRAIDLAQGVNGCALSQVLGDNRVHLLDEQQRSVPSGQAGELCISGASVGRGYVRNVGGGAFGVDPASGQRLYRTGDLALRQADGALRILGRNDQQVKIRGFRLELAEVEQAMLAQPGVLQAAVLMDGEGDHARLLAFVVTDEIQFQGADPLRASLARQLPDYMLPSGIFALKAMPLNSNGKLDRKHLLERARQRLQNTRVAPEGELETAVLAIWCDVLGVDDLGVTDNFFSVGGHSLAAIKVVSLIRERLGLNLPTNLLFERHTVRDLVQGLGEKGNGPWKVLNDADPQAPALLVVHGAQGHLQAYQPLVDNLRGAVAAFGLAALENGWANDDMDTLLRRYVASIPVQLKARPLVLLGWSLAARLALLLVPHLQASGFSVEGLVVLDHDAQRSLAGEGDEAGQLIADFAFYCRNHGQPIGESLRERLTGLLAGLDYAEGVARLLDDEQVRGHLQWEAADAELLALMAQYRAIKTRLYEQALPIVDVPVWLWRGNAHGDLRAQWQAHARQPVSQWTLDAGHHEMPGEPRLVENLLPLLLQTSAKVVSVP; translated from the coding sequence ATGATGGACCTCGGACTCACGCTTTCACCCCAGCAGAAACAATTGGCCCAGGCCAATCCGCACGCCTGGCGCTGGGTGCGCATGTCATTGACGGGCGTTGCCGCAGGCACTGTGGAGCAACGCTTGCGCGACAGCCTGGCGCAGCACCAGGCGCTGTGCCTGCGCTACGAGCGTCCGCTGGGCGCCACCGGGTTGCGCCAGCGGGTGATCGAGCCCCAGGCATTGCGCCTGGACTGGCGCCAGGGGCGCACAGCCGACGGCCACGACGAGCCGGCATGGCTGGAGGAGGCCCAGCGTCATTGCCAGGCGGAACAGCCCGATGTGCTGGCCTGGCTGCTCGACGATCAGCTAATGCTGGCGGTCCCGGTGTATTCGCTGGACGCGCGCAGCCTGGTCCAGTTGCGCGAGCACTTGCTCGGCCGCGCCGCGCCGCTCGATGACGAGCCCATGCAGTACCCGGACTACGTCGAATGGATCAATGGCCTGCAACTGGATGAAGACGCCGAGCAGGGCATGCAGTTTTGGCGCAACCTGGCCTTGCAAGACGTCCCGGGCATGCGCCTCGTCGAGCGCTACGGCATCGCTGACGGCCGTCACGCGGTGGTCCGCCAGCCACTGGCGCCGACCCTGCCGGCGCTGCTCACGGCATTGGCCGATGGCGAAGGCGTGGCCGTCGAACAACTGGTGCTCGCCGCTTGGGGATCGCTGCTCGGCAGGCTTAATGGCCAACGCCAGGGTCAACTTGGTTTGCAGCACGACCCCCGGGACAACTACGAGGAGCTGACCGGCGCGCTTGGGGTGTTCGAACAGACGTTGCCGATGGTGGTGCAGATATCCGAGCACAGCACCCCGGTGAACCTGGCCCGGCAACTGGCCCGGCAACTGGAGAGCGCCGTCGACTGGCAAGAGTACGTTGGCCAGGCGCAGTTGTTGCCAGAGTGGCGTGCCAGTTTCCAGGCCGGATTGCAGGTACTGCGCGTGACGCAACCGGACGCGTTGCAATGGCTGTCGTTCGACACGCCGGTCGAGCTGCAACTGCAGTTGGTCCTCGACGCCCAAGGCAATTGCGAACTGGCGCTGGCTTATGATCGCGGGGTGTATCGCGGCGAGCAGATGCAGGCATTGCTCAAGCGTTTCGAACATTGGCTCGGCCAAGTGCTGCAATCGCCCAACGGGCTGATCGATGGCATCGATGCGCGCTTGCCCGAGGAGTCCCTGGCGTCGTCGCCGAGTCCTGACCTCGCAGCGGACCTGGACATCGTCGCGGCCCTGCGCCGGCATGCCCAGGCACAGCCGGATCGCCCGGCGCTGCGTTACGCCGACCAAGTGTTTTCATACGCTGAACTCGATGCGCTGAGTGACCGCGTCGCCGGCAGCCTGGATCACGCGGGCGTGGGCCGTGAAGACGTGGTGGGGCTGTACCTGCCGCGCGGCGCGCAGATGCTGGTGGCAATGCTTGCCTGCTTCAAGGTCGGTGCCGCGTATTTGCCACTGGATCCCCAGCAGCCGCCGCTGCGCCTGGCCGGGATACTCGACGATGCGCAACCGGCGTTGCTGCTGCACCTGGAGGGCCTGTTGCCGGACACGTCGGTGCGCACGCTCTGCTGGTCACAGGCGAGCAACGGGCCGCTGTTCGCTACACCGCGCTCCGGCACCGCGCAGGACCTCGCCTACGTGCTCTACACCTCGGGCACCAGCGGCAAGCCCAAGGGGGTGCAGATCGAGCAGGGGCAGTTGCGTCATTACGTCACCCAAGTCACCCGCGCGCTGCAACTGCCCGAGGGCGGGCACTACGGGCTGGTGTCGTCGCTGCTCGCCGATCTGGGCAACACCGTGCTGTTCCCGGCGTGGCTGCAGGGTGGTTGCGTGCACGTGCTCGCGCAGTCGGCCGTGACCGACGCACAGGCCTTTGCCGAAGAGCTTCGGCGTCATCCCCTCGACGTCCTGAAAATCGTCCCGTCGCACCTCGAAGCCTTGATGGGCGAGCAGGCCGCCGACGTACTGCCACGGCAAGTGCTGGTATTGGGTGGAGAACCGATTGGCGAGACGTTGCTGACCCGCTTGGCCCAGGCCGGACCAACCTGCCGGCTGTATAACCACTATGGCCCGACCGAGACCACCGTCGGCGTACTGTGGCGGGCCATCGATCTGGCGCAGGGCGTGAATGGTTGCGCCTTGAGCCAGGTGCTGGGGGACAACCGCGTTCACTTGCTCGACGAGCAGCAACGATCGGTACCATCCGGGCAGGCCGGCGAGTTGTGCATCAGTGGCGCCAGTGTCGGCAGGGGTTACGTCCGCAATGTCGGCGGCGGTGCCTTCGGTGTCGATCCCGCCAGCGGTCAACGCTTGTACCGCACCGGTGACTTGGCGTTGCGCCAGGCCGACGGAGCCCTGCGCATTCTGGGGCGCAACGACCAACAAGTGAAAATCCGCGGGTTTCGCCTTGAACTGGCGGAGGTCGAGCAAGCGATGCTGGCCCAGCCGGGCGTCTTGCAGGCGGCTGTGCTGATGGATGGCGAAGGCGATCACGCTCGGTTGTTGGCCTTTGTGGTGACGGACGAGATTCAGTTCCAAGGCGCGGATCCGTTGCGCGCCAGCCTGGCCCGGCAACTGCCGGACTACATGCTGCCCAGCGGTATCTTTGCGCTGAAGGCCATGCCGCTGAACAGCAACGGCAAGCTCGATCGCAAGCATCTGCTTGAACGCGCCCGGCAACGCTTGCAGAACACCCGCGTAGCGCCGGAGGGCGAACTGGAGACCGCCGTGCTCGCGATCTGGTGCGATGTGCTGGGTGTCGACGACCTCGGTGTGACCGACAACTTCTTCAGTGTCGGCGGGCATTCATTGGCGGCGATCAAAGTGGTGTCGCTGATCCGCGAACGGTTGGGCCTCAACCTGCCGACCAACCTGCTGTTCGAACGGCACACGGTGCGTGATCTCGTGCAGGGCCTGGGCGAGAAGGGCAACGGTCCATGGAAAGTTCTCAACGACGCCGATCCGCAGGCACCGGCCTTGCTGGTGGTGCATGGCGCGCAAGGGCACCTGCAGGCGTACCAGCCGTTGGTGGACAACCTGCGCGGCGCAGTCGCGGCCTTCGGTCTTGCCGCCCTGGAAAACGGCTGGGCCAACGACGATATGGACACGTTGTTGCGCCGATACGTGGCGAGCATCCCGGTGCAGCTCAAAGCGCGTCCGCTGGTGCTGTTGGGCTGGAGCCTCGCCGCGCGCCTGGCCTTGTTGCTGGTGCCGCATCTGCAAGCCAGCGGCTTCAGCGTCGAAGGCCTGGTGGTGCTCGATCACGATGCCCAGCGCAGCCTGGCCGGCGAGGGCGACGAAGCGGGCCAGCTGATTGCCGATTTCGCATTTTATTGCCGCAACCACGGCCAGCCGATCGGAGAATCGCTACGGGAGCGATTGACGGGGCTGTTGGCCGGCCTTGACTATGCCGAGGGTGTCGCTCGGTTGTTGGACGATGAGCAGGTACGCGGGCATCTGCAATGGGAAGCGGCGGATGCTGAACTGCTGGCGCTGATGGCGCAATATCGGGCGATCAAGACCCGTTTGTACGAGCAGGCCTTGCCCATCGTCGATGTGCCGGTCTGGCTGTGGCGCGGCAATGCCCACGGCGACTTGCGCGCGCAATGGCAAGCCCACGCGCGACAACCCGTCAGCCAGTGGACGCTGGATGCGGGGCATCATGAGATGCCCGGCGAGCCGCGCCTGGTCGAAAACCTGCTGCCTTTACTGTTGCAAACCTCTGCCAAGGTGGTGTCGGTCCCATGA